From a single Ailuropoda melanoleuca isolate Jingjing chromosome 12, ASM200744v2, whole genome shotgun sequence genomic region:
- the MED29 gene encoding mediator of RNA polymerase II transcription subunit 29, with protein sequence MAASQQQAAAASSAAGVSGPGSSGGPGPQQQPQPPAQLVGPAQSGLLQQQQQDFDPVQRYKMLIPQLKESLQTLMKVAAQNLIQNTNIDNGQKSSDGPIQRFDKCLEEFYALCDQLELCLRLAHECLSQSCDSAKHSPTLVPTATKPDAVQPDSLPYPQYLAVIKAQIACAKDIHTALLDCANKVTGKTPAPPTGPGGTL encoded by the exons ATGGCTGCGTCCCAGCAGCAGGCTGCGGCTGCTTCGTCTGCTGCGGGTGTGTCGGGTCCGGGTTCGTCTGGTGGCCCGGGTCCGCAACAGCAGCCGCAACCACCAGCACAGCTGGTGGGGCCTGCCCAGAGCGGGCTTTTGCAGCAACAGCAACAGGATTTCGATCCGGTGCAGCGTTATAAGATGCTCATCCCACAGTTGAAGGAGAGTCTACAG accCTGATGAAGGTTGCAGCCCAGAACTTGATTCAGAACACTAATATTGACAACGGACA AAAGAGCAGTGATGGACCCATACAGCGCTTTGACAAGTGTCTGGAGGAATTCTACGCACTCTGTGACCAGCTGGAGCTCTGCCTG cgcctggcacatgaATGTCTGTCCCAGAGTTGCGACAGCGCCAAGCACTCTCCAACTCTGGTGCCCACGGCCACCAAACCAGATGCAGTGCAGCCTGACAGCCTCCCCTACCCGCAGTACCTGGCAGTCATCAAAGCCCAGATTGCCTGTGCCAAGGACATTCACACCGCTCTGCTGGACTGCGCCAACAAGGTCACGGGCAAGACGCCTGCACCACCTACAGGCCCTgggggcaccctgtga